In Ovis canadensis isolate MfBH-ARS-UI-01 breed Bighorn chromosome 3, ARS-UI_OviCan_v2, whole genome shotgun sequence, one DNA window encodes the following:
- the C3H2orf49 gene encoding ashwin — translation MAGDVGGRSCTDSELLLHPELLSQEFLLLTLEQKNISVENDMRVNKDSLTDLYVQHAIPLPQRDLPKSRWGKMMEKKREQHEMKSETKRSSPADGLRKRPLIVFDGSSTSTSIKVKKTENGDNDRLRPPPQASATSNAFRKLSNSSSSVSPLVLSSNLPTNSKMGHNNNDTKQNHDLTHRKSPSGPVKSPPLSPVGATPVKLKRAAPKEEAEATINLKPPEAKRKIQHVTWP, via the exons ATGGCGGGGGATGTGGGCGGTCGCAGCTGCACGGATTCGGAGCTGCTGCTGCACCCGGAGCTGTTGTCGCAGGAGTTCCTTCTCCTCACCCTGGAGCAG AAGAACATATCTGTTGAAAATGACATGAGAGTAAACAAAGACAGTCTGACCGACCTTTATGTTCAACATGCAATACCACTGCCTCAGAGAGATTTGCCAAAGAGTAGATGGGGGAAAAtgatggaaaagaagagagaacaaCACGAGATGAAAAGTGAGACAAAAAG GAGTAGCCCTGCAGATGGGTTGCGGAAAAGACCCCTCATTGTGTTTGACGGCAGTTCAACAAGTACAAGCATAAAAGTGAAGAAGACAGAGAACGGGGATAATGACCGGCTCAGGCCCCCACCCCAGGCGAGCGCTACCAGTAATGCCTTTAGAAAATTGTCAAATTCCTCGTCAAGTGTTTCACCCCTAGTTTTGTCTTCCAATTTGCCTACGAACAGTAAAATGGGACACAATAATAATGACACTAAACAGAACCATGACTTAACGCATAGGAAAAGTCCTTCGGGGCCTGTGAAGTCGCCGCCTTTGTCGCCTGTGGGAGCCACTCCCGTGAAGTTAAAGCGAGCTGCTCCCAAGGAGGAGGCCGAGGCCACG ATTAACCTGAAACCCCCAGAAGCCAAGAGGAAGATACAGCATGTGACATGGCCGTGA